A window of Candidatus Omnitrophota bacterium contains these coding sequences:
- a CDS encoding glycosyltransferase family 4 protein yields MPKKINLLYVITKLEMGGAQRHLLELCRHLDKEKFNVFLFTAAQGVLLEDFLSVNNLNIKRSSNLERSINPLKDIAALFEIFHFIRKNNIQLAHTHSSKAGIIGRIAARLAGVKIVIHTVHGWPFNDFQGYLSSRLFVLMERVCAMFTDKIIAVSQADIAKGLKSRIGRPEKYSLIRYGIDIPAFASRNIGIKQELGIPADDPVVGMIACFKPQKNPLDFIRMAELVRKAHPRARFILTGDGILRPRIEALVNELGLADNVLLTGWRRDVPAILSTLDIFALSSYWEGLPIAVLEAMAASKPVVATDTGGITEVIRDGENGFLVKPGDIAKMAAKVSLLLADRSLRERLAMNASKSLSSAFTTTDMCRNTGNLYSFLIKQAMI; encoded by the coding sequence ATGCCGAAAAAGATCAATCTGCTTTATGTGATCACTAAACTGGAGATGGGCGGAGCGCAACGGCATTTGCTGGAACTTTGCCGTCATCTGGACAAAGAAAAATTCAATGTTTTCCTTTTTACCGCCGCGCAAGGCGTTCTGCTGGAAGATTTCCTTTCGGTAAACAACCTGAATATCAAAAGATCCTCCAATCTTGAGCGCAGCATAAATCCGCTCAAAGACATCGCGGCGCTCTTCGAGATATTTCACTTTATCCGCAAAAACAATATCCAGCTCGCGCATACCCATAGCTCAAAGGCCGGCATAATCGGAAGGATCGCGGCGCGGCTTGCCGGGGTAAAGATAGTGATCCATACGGTGCATGGATGGCCGTTCAATGACTTTCAGGGGTATTTATCCTCGAGATTGTTCGTTCTGATGGAGCGCGTTTGCGCAATGTTTACCGATAAGATAATCGCGGTTTCGCAGGCGGACATTGCGAAAGGTTTAAAGAGCCGGATCGGCCGGCCGGAGAAGTACAGTTTGATCCGTTACGGCATCGATATCCCGGCGTTCGCTTCTCGCAATATTGGCATAAAACAGGAATTGGGTATTCCCGCGGATGATCCGGTAGTCGGGATGATCGCCTGTTTTAAGCCCCAGAAAAATCCTCTGGATTTTATCCGTATGGCGGAGTTGGTCCGCAAGGCTCATCCCAGGGCGAGGTTCATTCTTACCGGTGACGGGATACTCCGCCCCAGGATAGAAGCTCTGGTCAATGAACTGGGCCTGGCTGATAATGTGCTTTTGACCGGCTGGCGCAGGGATGTCCCGGCTATACTGTCAACGCTGGATATTTTCGCGCTCAGTTCATACTGGGAAGGCCTACCTATTGCCGTCCTTGAGGCTATGGCCGCGTCGAAACCGGTCGTGGCTACTGATACAGGCGGCATAACTGAGGTTATCCGGGATGGGGAGAACGGGTTTTTGGTAAAGCCCGGGGATATCGCCAAAATGGCCGCGAAAGTGTCGTTGCTCCTGGCTGATCGCTCTTTGCGGGAAAGGTTGGCTATGAACGCCTCCAAAAGCCTTTCCAGCGCTTTCACCACGACGGATATGTGCCGGAATACCGGCAATCTTTATTCTTTCCTGATCAAACAAGCAATGATATAA
- a CDS encoding co-chaperone GroES family protein: MMAKELFIVGDRVLIIPDDDPDRTDTGLYLPQGVKEREKVQAGTIFKTGPGYPIPDPAELEVEPWQSTKVDGKYFPLQAKAGDYCVFLRNAGIEVDFEGKKYIVVPHSAILVIQRDNF, from the coding sequence ATGATGGCTAAAGAATTGTTTATCGTCGGAGACCGGGTGTTGATCATCCCGGATGACGACCCTGACCGGACTGACACGGGTTTGTATCTTCCTCAGGGGGTCAAGGAAAGAGAAAAGGTCCAGGCCGGTACTATTTTTAAGACCGGCCCGGGGTATCCCATACCTGACCCGGCTGAGCTGGAGGTGGAGCCCTGGCAGTCGACCAAGGTCGACGGAAAATATTTCCCGCTGCAGGCTAAGGCCGGGGACTACTGTGTTTTTCTGAGGAATGCCGGGATCGAAGTCGATTTCGAGGGGAAGAAATACATCGTAGTCCCGCATTCGGCTATTCTGGTCATCCAGCGCGATAATTTTTAA
- a CDS encoding TrpB-like pyridoxal phosphate-dependent enzyme has product MEKTKFLLSEKDIPQQWYNVAADLPFPLPPPIHPGTKKPLNPSDLAPIFPMSLIRQEMSRDKWIDIPDEVRQVYGIWRPTPLKRAVRLEKALKTKCRIYFKDESVSPAGSHKPNTAVPQAYYNKKEGVKCLCTETGAGQWGSALSFACHMFGLKCRVYMVKVSYHQKPFRKSLMHIWGSEVIPSPSDLTESGKMVLKQDPHCQGSLGIAISEAVEDAVKSKNAHYALGSVLNHVLLHQTVIGLETKMQLKLAGEKPDYLLACVGGGSNFGGFAFPFVKDRLKNGDLRIIAVEPTACPSLTKGLYAYDFGDIAGLTPLLKMCTLGYKFIPAGIHAGGLRYHGMSPMVSALYAKKIIEAVAVEQLGIFQAARLFAETEGTIPAPETAHAIKAAIDVAKREKKSKCIVFNFSGHGFLDLASYDKFMSGELTNYAHPVSEIKKALSALPKL; this is encoded by the coding sequence ATGGAAAAAACCAAATTCCTGCTAAGTGAGAAAGATATCCCGCAGCAATGGTATAACGTGGCAGCGGACCTGCCGTTTCCGCTTCCTCCTCCGATACATCCCGGGACCAAGAAACCTTTGAATCCCTCCGATCTGGCCCCGATATTTCCCATGAGTTTGATCCGGCAGGAGATGAGCCGGGATAAATGGATCGATATCCCGGATGAGGTCAGGCAGGTTTACGGTATCTGGAGGCCTACCCCTCTTAAGAGAGCGGTCCGTTTGGAAAAGGCGCTAAAGACAAAATGCCGCATTTATTTTAAGGATGAGAGTGTTTCTCCGGCGGGAAGCCATAAGCCCAATACCGCGGTCCCCCAGGCGTATTATAACAAGAAAGAAGGGGTTAAGTGCCTGTGCACTGAGACCGGCGCCGGGCAGTGGGGCAGCGCGTTAAGTTTTGCCTGTCATATGTTCGGGTTGAAATGCCGGGTTTATATGGTCAAGGTGAGTTATCACCAGAAGCCTTTCCGCAAATCGTTGATGCATATCTGGGGATCGGAAGTTATTCCGTCGCCATCTGATCTTACTGAGAGCGGAAAGATGGTCCTGAAACAGGACCCGCATTGTCAGGGGAGTCTGGGGATCGCGATTTCCGAGGCGGTAGAGGACGCGGTAAAAAGCAAGAACGCCCATTACGCCCTGGGCAGTGTGCTTAACCATGTCCTGCTGCACCAGACAGTGATCGGATTGGAAACAAAGATGCAGCTCAAGCTGGCGGGCGAGAAACCGGATTATCTGCTTGCCTGCGTCGGCGGAGGGAGCAATTTCGGAGGATTCGCTTTTCCATTCGTCAAGGACCGGCTGAAGAACGGGGATCTGCGCATAATCGCGGTCGAACCTACAGCCTGCCCCAGCCTGACCAAAGGGCTGTACGCCTATGATTTCGGGGATATCGCCGGGTTGACCCCGTTGTTGAAGATGTGCACCCTGGGGTATAAATTCATTCCCGCGGGGATCCACGCCGGAGGCCTGCGTTATCATGGTATGTCGCCGATGGTCAGCGCGCTTTACGCGAAAAAGATAATCGAGGCGGTTGCCGTGGAGCAGTTGGGCATATTCCAGGCCGCGCGTTTGTTCGCCGAGACAGAAGGGACCATCCCCGCGCCGGAGACCGCGCACGCGATCAAGGCGGCGATCGATGTGGCTAAACGCGAGAAGAAATCCAAGTGCATCGTTTTTAATTTCAGCGGGCACGGGTTCCTGGACCTGGCCTCGTATGATAAATTCATGTCCGGGGAACTGACGAATTACGCCCATCCGGTAAGTGAGATCAAGAAGGCGCTAAGCGCGCTTCCTAAATTATAG